The Brasilonema sennae CENA114 genome includes a region encoding these proteins:
- a CDS encoding PrsW family glutamic-type intramembrane protease, whose protein sequence is MTGKNARQNAILRQVSGIGTSFGSETCYSLLPSQEVVIGRDPSCQVVLEAMSYRMVSRRHAAVRPLTSSADAQASWLICDLASANGTYLNGQRLQGCQQLMNGDSITLGHDGPEFVFEYEQNHEQATAIAPPAAIPLTPANSYPTPTSAHYRPPSKTPDALSFTQLFPIISTGKDLTRKAYLIPGVLTVIFVVLMFATVGQPQANQVIVAIYIASAAYYFIYQLCGKPKPWWVLCASALTTAVILLTPVLDLFIFVFRGLLPGSLPSEQESITLTELLVRMFFGAGLMEELLKAIPLLIAFMIAKVVPSPWRERIGITEPLDGILLGTASAVGFTLLETLGQYVPNITQSVSAQYGAGAGNLAGLQLVIPRILGSVAGHMAYSGYFGYFFGLAVLKPSKSWQILPVGYLTAAGLHALWNTTGIFNGLLLVIVGVLSYAFLMAAILKARVLSPTRSQNFATRFLGRK, encoded by the coding sequence ATGACAGGTAAAAATGCAAGACAGAATGCAATTCTGCGGCAAGTGTCTGGTATTGGAACTTCTTTTGGATCGGAAACTTGTTACTCGCTGCTTCCCAGTCAAGAGGTAGTTATTGGACGTGATCCCAGCTGCCAAGTTGTGTTAGAGGCCATGTCATATCGCATGGTATCTCGTCGCCATGCAGCTGTTCGTCCTCTGACTTCATCTGCAGATGCTCAAGCTAGTTGGTTAATCTGTGATTTGGCTAGTGCCAATGGCACGTACTTAAATGGACAACGATTGCAGGGTTGTCAGCAATTGATGAACGGAGATAGCATTACTCTGGGTCATGATGGTCCAGAATTTGTTTTTGAGTACGAACAAAACCACGAACAAGCCACTGCGATCGCCCCACCAGCAGCAATACCACTTACTCCAGCAAATAGTTATCCAACACCAACCTCGGCGCATTATCGACCTCCCTCAAAAACACCAGATGCGCTTAGCTTCACTCAGCTGTTTCCGATTATTTCTACTGGCAAAGATTTAACTCGTAAAGCTTACCTGATACCGGGAGTTCTCACAGTTATCTTCGTGGTACTTATGTTTGCCACCGTAGGTCAACCACAAGCCAACCAAGTCATAGTCGCAATTTATATAGCCTCAGCAGCTTACTACTTTATTTATCAGTTGTGTGGTAAACCAAAGCCTTGGTGGGTGCTGTGTGCATCGGCATTGACGACGGCAGTGATTTTACTGACTCCCGTTTTGGATTTGTTTATCTTTGTGTTTCGCGGTCTGTTGCCTGGTAGTTTGCCCTCAGAACAGGAGTCCATTACTTTAACAGAGTTGCTGGTGCGAATGTTTTTTGGCGCTGGCTTAATGGAGGAATTACTCAAGGCAATACCTTTGCTGATAGCGTTTATGATTGCTAAGGTAGTCCCGTCACCGTGGAGGGAACGCATCGGTATCACGGAACCTCTTGATGGTATTCTACTGGGAACAGCTTCTGCTGTGGGTTTTACCCTATTGGAAACTTTAGGACAGTATGTGCCTAATATAACTCAAAGTGTCTCAGCACAGTATGGAGCAGGAGCTGGTAATTTGGCAGGTTTGCAACTGGTGATTCCACGAATTCTCGGTTCTGTTGCCGGGCATATGGCTTACAGTGGATATTTTGGCTATTTTTTCGGTTTGGCTGTACTCAAACCCTCTAAAAGTTGGCAAATTTTGCCAGTTGGTTATCTGACAGCAGCGGGATTACACGCTTTGTGGAATACAACGGGAATTTTTAACGGTTTGCTGTTGGTGATTGTTGGGGTTTTGTCTTACGCCTTTTTAATGGCAGCTATTCTCAAAGCTAGGGTGCTTTCACCAACGCGATCGCAAAACTTCGCTACCCGTTTTCTTGGACGTAAGTAA
- a CDS encoding DJ-1/PfpI family protein encodes MTTKKILMLLGDYVEDYEVMVPFQALQMVGHTVHAVCPDKKAGEKVRTAVHDFEGDQTYSEKPGHNFTLNASFAEVKAENYDALVIPGGRAPEYIRLNRMVLEITRHFAQANKPIAAICHGLQLLAAADVLQGKNCTAYPACSTEVWRAGGTYVDVPANEVVIDGNLVTAPAWPAHPRWLAEFLKILGTRIEHLEMAAV; translated from the coding sequence ATGACTACTAAAAAAATTTTGATGCTCCTAGGAGACTATGTCGAAGACTACGAGGTAATGGTTCCCTTCCAAGCTTTGCAGATGGTGGGACATACCGTTCATGCTGTTTGTCCAGACAAAAAAGCTGGAGAAAAAGTTAGGACTGCTGTCCACGATTTTGAAGGTGACCAAACTTACAGTGAAAAACCCGGTCACAATTTTACTCTTAATGCTTCTTTTGCAGAAGTAAAAGCTGAAAACTATGATGCATTGGTTATTCCTGGAGGACGTGCACCTGAATATATCCGCCTCAATCGCATGGTACTAGAAATTACGCGCCATTTTGCCCAAGCAAACAAGCCCATTGCTGCCATTTGTCACGGCTTGCAGTTGTTGGCTGCTGCTGATGTCCTACAAGGCAAAAACTGCACTGCTTACCCTGCTTGTAGCACGGAGGTGTGGCGTGCTGGTGGTACTTACGTGGATGTTCCAGCTAATGAGGTTGTCATTGATGGTAATTTAGTCACAGCACCAGCTTGGCCTGCTCATCCCCGTTGGTTAGCAGAATTTCTCAAAATACTGGGTACTAGGATTGAGCATCTGGAAATGGCTGCTGTTTAG
- a CDS encoding nitrate reductase associated protein produces the protein MSEFFEFEADFVDSLRCIPMQVRQKLDICGIKLKLSDWSHLTKADREALVELPCSTEPEIKTYKEYLQSLILERIGTPVAELPIEPHPAWLDAKSVPTNLQEKARECGVTLSPQQWAELTSLQRFALIKLSRPGHENPNFPKALKEFHLV, from the coding sequence ATGTCAGAGTTTTTTGAGTTTGAAGCAGATTTTGTTGATTCACTGCGTTGTATTCCTATGCAGGTGCGTCAAAAACTTGATATTTGTGGCATCAAGTTAAAGTTATCTGATTGGAGTCATTTGACGAAAGCTGATCGTGAAGCTTTGGTTGAATTACCTTGCTCTACAGAACCTGAAATTAAAACATATAAGGAATATCTCCAGAGCCTGATTTTAGAACGTATTGGCACACCAGTTGCGGAGTTACCAATAGAACCACATCCCGCATGGTTAGATGCTAAAAGTGTACCAACAAACCTCCAAGAGAAAGCGAGAGAATGTGGCGTCACGCTTTCTCCTCAACAGTGGGCAGAATTAACTTCATTACAACGTTTTGCTTTGATTAAACTTAGCCGTCCTGGACATGAAAATCCAAATTTTCCCAAAGCTTTGAAGGAGTTTCATTTAGTTTGA
- a CDS encoding phosphate-starvation-inducible PsiE family protein: MRKLFKQIAENLKDHRFMHSIENIEVVVSKLLSLFMVIVIVAAIIDLGIFLVQELFTTPHGKFNTILFEIFGLFLNILIALEILENITGYLKKHVLQVELVIVTSLIAIARKIIILDLRKVTGIDIIGLGIAILALSISYLIIRFSNKQNN, translated from the coding sequence ATGCGAAAGCTATTCAAGCAAATTGCAGAAAATCTCAAAGATCATAGGTTTATGCACTCTATTGAAAATATAGAGGTGGTAGTATCTAAGTTGCTATCTCTTTTTATGGTGATAGTGATTGTAGCAGCAATTATTGATCTAGGAATTTTTTTGGTACAAGAACTATTTACGACACCTCACGGAAAGTTTAACACAATATTATTTGAAATATTTGGTTTATTCCTTAATATATTAATTGCTTTAGAAATCTTAGAAAATATCACGGGTTATCTAAAGAAGCACGTCTTGCAAGTAGAATTAGTTATTGTGACTTCCTTAATTGCTATTGCTCGTAAAATTATTATTCTTGACTTAAGGAAAGTAACAGGTATTGATATTATCGGTTTAGGTATTGCTATTCTTGCTTTATCAATCAGTTATTTAATTATTCGATTCAGTAACAAACAAAATAATTAA
- a CDS encoding bestrophin family protein, giving the protein MGKISKTTARKLWLREIFRYQGSVIPGILQRCLFCAAFGIIISFLYFNKLPVCQPILGSVIPSIVLALLLVFRTNTAYERFWEGRKLWGSTVNTIRNLAWQIWVAVDEVEPGDRERKINTLRLLSAFAISKKRFLRYEPASEELKPWVSPSQYKVLQNIQNMPLEITRWLGDYLQQEYKRGVLTNYQLATIHTLMNDLMDNLGGCERILKTPIPTAYVIHLNQLVLIYCLILPFQFVKDLGWWTGLFVGIVSFALFGIEEIGVEIENPFGYDYNDLPLDKICQSIQNNLEEFIASQTNQDSMEA; this is encoded by the coding sequence ATGGGAAAAATATCAAAAACTACTGCCAGAAAATTATGGCTTAGAGAAATATTTAGATATCAAGGTTCTGTTATTCCAGGGATTTTACAACGTTGTCTTTTCTGTGCTGCATTTGGCATTATAATTTCCTTTCTTTACTTCAATAAATTGCCTGTTTGTCAACCCATTTTAGGCAGTGTAATTCCCAGTATTGTTTTAGCTTTATTACTAGTATTTCGTACTAATACAGCTTATGAGCGATTTTGGGAAGGAAGAAAACTTTGGGGTAGTACAGTTAACACTATCCGCAATTTAGCTTGGCAAATTTGGGTTGCAGTTGACGAAGTTGAACCTGGAGATCGAGAGCGTAAAATTAACACATTACGTTTATTGTCGGCGTTTGCGATTTCAAAAAAGCGATTTCTTCGTTATGAACCAGCTAGTGAGGAGTTAAAACCTTGGGTTTCGCCCTCTCAATACAAGGTTTTGCAAAATATTCAAAATATGCCGTTAGAAATCACTCGTTGGTTAGGAGATTACTTGCAGCAGGAATACAAGCGAGGTGTTTTAACTAATTATCAATTGGCTACTATTCACACTTTAATGAATGACTTGATGGATAATCTAGGCGGCTGCGAACGCATTTTGAAAACACCAATCCCCACAGCCTACGTCATTCATCTGAATCAACTGGTACTCATCTACTGCTTAATTCTGCCTTTTCAGTTTGTCAAAGATTTAGGTTGGTGGACAGGTCTATTTGTAGGAATAGTCAGTTTTGCTTTGTTTGGGATTGAGGAAATTGGAGTGGAAATAGAAAATCCCTTCGGTTACGATTATAACGATTTACCACTAGATAAAATTTGTCAAAGCATTCAGAATAATCTTGAAGAATTCATAGCTTCTCAAACAAACCAAGACAGCATGGAAGCGTAA
- a CDS encoding alpha-D-glucose phosphate-specific phosphoglucomutase, whose amino-acid sequence MNIRTVSTSPFADQKPGTSGLRKSTAVFQQPNYLENFIQSIFESIKDCQGQTLVLGGDGRYYNRQATQIVLKMAAANKFGRIKVGHRGILSTPATSCIIRKYNALAGIILSASHNPGGFLGDFGVKYNVSNGGPAPEKVTQAIYAYSKTINYYKILDAPDIDLDTLGESRLGNTVVEVIDPVYDYEKLMETLFDFDCIHQLLTKSGFRMCFDALHAVTGPYAHSIFEHRLGASMGTVRNGTPLEDFGGGHPDPNLVYARDLVEILYGKDAPDFGAASDGDGDRNMILGRNFFVSPSDSLAVLAANAKLVYGYKSGLAGIARSVATSTAVDKVAAKLGIDCYETPTGWKFFSNLLDAGLVTLCGEESFSTGSNHIREKDGIWAVLFWLNILAVRQQSVEQIVQEYWQLYGRNYHLRYDYEGVDPERAATLMNKLQTSMASLKGKRFGPHEVIYCDDFSYTDPVDGSVSTHKGIRIIFDDESRIVFRLSGTATYAATIRIFLETYEPKVAKQNQQPQQALASLLAIANEIAQLSILTGMEKPTLII is encoded by the coding sequence ATGAATATTCGTACCGTTTCCACAAGCCCTTTTGCCGATCAAAAACCTGGTACTTCTGGATTACGCAAATCTACTGCTGTATTTCAGCAACCCAATTACTTAGAGAATTTTATTCAATCAATCTTCGAGAGTATCAAAGATTGCCAGGGGCAGACCCTAGTACTGGGTGGCGATGGTCGCTATTACAATCGTCAAGCCACACAAATCGTCCTGAAAATGGCTGCGGCCAATAAATTTGGGCGAATTAAAGTCGGTCATCGCGGTATCTTGTCTACTCCTGCAACCTCCTGCATCATTCGCAAGTATAACGCCTTGGCTGGCATTATTTTGTCTGCCAGTCATAATCCAGGCGGGTTCCTTGGTGATTTCGGAGTGAAATACAACGTCAGCAATGGTGGACCAGCACCCGAAAAAGTAACACAAGCAATCTACGCCTACAGCAAAACAATTAACTACTACAAGATCCTAGATGCACCAGATATCGATTTAGACACTTTGGGAGAGTCTCGTTTGGGAAATACGGTAGTTGAAGTCATTGATCCCGTATATGATTACGAAAAATTAATGGAAACTTTGTTTGATTTTGATTGTATTCATCAACTTCTAACTAAATCTGGGTTTCGGATGTGTTTTGATGCCCTACACGCTGTTACAGGTCCTTATGCCCATTCCATTTTTGAGCACCGTTTAGGAGCATCTATGGGAACAGTGCGTAATGGTACGCCTTTGGAGGATTTTGGTGGTGGGCATCCCGATCCGAATCTCGTCTACGCACGTGACTTGGTGGAGATTCTTTACGGCAAAGACGCTCCTGATTTTGGGGCGGCTTCTGATGGGGATGGAGATCGCAACATGATCCTAGGTCGCAATTTTTTTGTCAGCCCCAGCGATAGTTTAGCGGTATTAGCAGCTAATGCAAAGCTGGTTTACGGTTATAAGTCAGGATTAGCAGGAATAGCACGATCAGTAGCTACTAGCACTGCTGTAGATAAAGTAGCAGCAAAGTTGGGAATTGATTGTTATGAAACCCCCACAGGTTGGAAATTCTTTAGCAATCTCCTTGACGCAGGTCTAGTCACACTCTGCGGCGAAGAGAGCTTCAGTACTGGCTCTAACCACATCCGAGAAAAAGACGGGATCTGGGCAGTGCTGTTTTGGCTAAATATTTTAGCAGTGCGGCAACAATCCGTTGAGCAAATTGTTCAAGAATACTGGCAACTGTATGGTCGGAATTATCACTTACGGTATGACTATGAAGGAGTAGATCCGGAACGAGCCGCAACACTCATGAACAAGTTGCAAACTTCAATGGCAAGTTTAAAAGGAAAACGATTCGGTCCCCATGAAGTAATATACTGTGATGATTTCAGCTATACTGATCCAGTAGATGGTAGCGTCAGTACGCATAAAGGTATCCGAATTATTTTCGATGATGAATCTAGAATTGTGTTTCGCCTTTCTGGTACAGCGACATATGCGGCAACCATAAGGATTTTTTTAGAAACTTACGAACCCAAGGTTGCTAAACAGAATCAGCAGCCACAGCAAGCACTTGCTAGCCTGCTTGCTATTGCTAATGAAATTGCCCAACTTAGTATACTCACAGGGATGGAAAAACCCACGCTGATTATCTGA
- a CDS encoding MATE family efflux transporter — translation MQIASTQFKSELLSEALKSLRLIVPLVITQISDTAINAIDVVMMGLLGAQSLAGGALGAIAFSTSVYVVYGICSGVGAMAAKAFGASKTDQIDRVTCHGLWLAGAISIPVMLLIWHCDSLLLLSGQERSNVLLAQTYSRALVWGFPAAIGVLILKDVASAVNHPRFIAAITIFGMFLNIPLNYVMMFGKFGFPHLGLAGIGWASSIVFWVNFSIAFALFSFHPNFKDYKFFDHLYQFDKSIFVTIFQTGWSMGIHFGAEIALLNVTVWLMGYLGTEVLTAHQIAIQTVEIFMAIPAAITSATTARVGQRLGEKDLFGVKRAASIGITFGAVFSFVVALICWLFPDHLVAIYLDINNVDNTEAIKIAISFLKLAALYQIAYGIQMIAVGALLGLQDTRIPMLINLLTFWGIGLGGGYFMGLNLVWGGIGLWWGLILGPAISAVILVWRFYSVISQKLANCSNEDRDHVISSQPLDDIQASIS, via the coding sequence ATGCAGATAGCTTCAACTCAATTTAAGTCAGAGCTTTTATCAGAAGCTCTAAAAAGTCTACGACTGATAGTTCCCTTAGTAATTACTCAAATATCTGATACTGCCATCAATGCCATTGATGTAGTAATGATGGGCTTACTTGGTGCTCAAAGTTTGGCAGGTGGTGCTCTAGGCGCAATTGCTTTTTCTACCTCAGTATATGTTGTGTATGGAATTTGCTCTGGAGTAGGAGCAATGGCAGCTAAGGCTTTTGGTGCGAGCAAGACAGACCAAATAGATCGCGTCACTTGTCATGGACTATGGCTAGCAGGTGCAATATCTATACCTGTGATGCTCTTAATTTGGCATTGCGACTCGCTGTTGCTCTTATCGGGTCAAGAACGCAGCAATGTTCTGCTAGCACAAACCTATTCACGAGCGCTGGTTTGGGGTTTTCCTGCTGCCATTGGTGTTCTCATACTAAAAGACGTTGCTTCTGCTGTCAATCACCCCCGATTTATCGCAGCTATAACAATATTTGGGATGTTTTTAAATATACCACTTAACTATGTAATGATGTTTGGTAAATTCGGTTTTCCTCACCTTGGTTTAGCTGGGATTGGCTGGGCAAGTAGCATCGTTTTTTGGGTAAACTTCTCGATAGCATTTGCTTTGTTTTCTTTCCACCCGAATTTTAAGGATTACAAGTTTTTTGATCATTTGTATCAATTTGACAAGTCTATTTTCGTAACAATCTTCCAAACTGGATGGTCTATGGGGATTCACTTTGGAGCGGAAATAGCACTATTAAATGTTACAGTTTGGCTCATGGGGTATCTTGGAACGGAAGTGTTAACGGCTCATCAAATTGCGATCCAGACAGTAGAAATCTTTATGGCGATTCCAGCAGCCATTACCAGTGCTACTACAGCGAGAGTAGGACAAAGGCTGGGTGAGAAAGATTTGTTTGGTGTAAAAAGAGCGGCATCTATCGGTATTACTTTTGGTGCGGTGTTTTCGTTCGTTGTTGCACTAATTTGTTGGCTTTTTCCTGACCACCTTGTGGCAATTTATTTGGACATCAATAACGTAGACAATACTGAAGCCATTAAGATTGCAATATCTTTTCTCAAATTGGCAGCGCTCTACCAAATTGCTTATGGTATTCAAATGATCGCTGTTGGGGCGTTGCTAGGGTTACAGGATACTAGGATACCTATGTTGATAAACCTTTTGACTTTTTGGGGTATTGGCTTGGGTGGAGGCTATTTTATGGGACTCAATTTGGTTTGGGGAGGTATCGGTCTATGGTGGGGTTTAATTCTAGGTCCCGCAATCTCCGCAGTAATTTTAGTTTGGCGTTTTTATTCTGTAATTTCTCAAAAACTTGCCAACTGTAGTAATGAGGACCGCGATCACGTCATTAGTAGTCAACCTTTAGACGACATTCAAGCGTCTATTAGTTGA
- a CDS encoding NAD-dependent epimerase/dehydratase family protein gives MLLLVTSKIVANKLAEFYFCSDSSPAVTLRPFNTYGPRQSARATIPTVLTQAIAKVEKITLGNLEPKCDLTFVSYAV, from the coding sequence GTGTTATTATTAGTCACGAGCAAGATAGTTGCAAATAAGCTAGCTGAATTTTATTTCTGTAGCGATAGTTCACCTGCCGTAACCCTCCGCCCATTCAACACCTATGGACCTCGTCAATCTGCCCGTGCTACCATTCCAACGGTGTTGACTCAGGCGATCGCCAAAGTTGAAAAAATTACTCTCGGAAATCTAGAACCAAAGTGTGATCTGACCTTTGTTTCATATGCTGTGTAG
- a CDS encoding glycosyltransferase family 4 protein has protein sequence MKVAIATQWLTHMGGSEVLTVATALSLALLGHQVQVIVAEGTIHPKFERQLDQQGVKLVSLAVYNNITDKVAALTQLLRQQQPTLVHFIPLESLACEWIATETVRTIPVVVTETTNASPSVWWIGDREHYAFKAADGVIAMSHQAAANIQRYRKTEQLLQVIPPSLPPIDNMWDPPLMEITDTALNNIGCVSRLSEEKGLEFLLAAMTMIDRKARKITLHIFGEGQERYRVESLIRAFDLNDAVVLHGYVEDIYVAIKSCALFVLPSLVEGLPLSLIEIIASGRPFIATNVGGIPELVDGEDWADLVPVGDSRALAEAIERRMGNPTQACSSGRLARAAYERCWHSRLRAEELIQFYQQVLFRQV, from the coding sequence ATGAAAGTCGCGATCGCAACTCAGTGGTTAACACATATGGGAGGTTCTGAAGTCCTAACAGTAGCGACTGCTTTGTCTCTAGCACTCCTGGGACATCAGGTACAGGTCATCGTTGCCGAAGGGACGATTCATCCCAAATTTGAGCGTCAATTAGATCAACAAGGAGTGAAGCTAGTTTCTTTAGCGGTCTATAATAATATAACAGATAAAGTTGCTGCTCTAACACAGCTGCTGCGACAACAGCAACCCACTCTGGTCCACTTTATTCCCCTCGAATCCTTAGCTTGTGAGTGGATAGCAACGGAAACGGTTCGAACAATTCCTGTGGTAGTCACAGAAACGACTAACGCTTCCCCTTCCGTTTGGTGGATTGGCGATCGCGAGCACTATGCTTTTAAAGCAGCCGATGGAGTAATCGCTATGTCCCATCAAGCTGCGGCGAACATTCAGCGCTATAGGAAAACAGAGCAACTTTTACAAGTCATACCACCGTCCTTGCCTCCTATAGATAATATGTGGGATCCACCTTTGATGGAAATAACGGATACTGCCCTCAATAATATTGGTTGCGTCAGCCGACTGTCTGAAGAGAAGGGGCTAGAATTTCTTCTAGCTGCTATGACTATGATTGATAGAAAAGCTAGGAAAATAACGCTGCACATATTTGGTGAGGGACAAGAGCGTTATCGAGTTGAATCTCTAATTCGGGCTTTCGATTTAAATGATGCGGTTGTGCTGCACGGATATGTCGAGGACATATATGTAGCTATAAAAAGCTGTGCACTTTTTGTTCTTCCTTCTTTAGTCGAAGGGTTGCCTCTGTCTTTAATTGAAATTATTGCTTCGGGACGACCTTTCATTGCTACAAATGTGGGAGGTATCCCAGAACTGGTTGATGGTGAAGACTGGGCTGATTTAGTGCCTGTAGGAGATTCAAGAGCACTAGCAGAAGCTATTGAGCGGCGGATGGGAAATCCAACACAGGCGTGTAGCAGTGGGAGACTGGCTCGTGCTGCTTATGAGCGTTGCTGGCATTCCAGACTACGGGCAGAAGAACTCATTCAATTTTATCAACAGGTCTTATTTAGACAAGTTTAA
- a CDS encoding PIG-L deacetylase family protein: MNLLLSAHADDIAYSLGGALLKGYISQTTATLITVFQRGLYVPYARPEASVEEASAIRNTEDLAYAAKVGLKHKGLGLGDVTLRGYPDLDSIFTVTDYRQDPGAVESIETIQSFLNEQTEMTHLWVPLAICNHIDHVLLLKAVLGWKAKPELEVIFYEDIPYAGFEELDSIETWVQQVIGSAEAEIIDISEQFEEKLKNLEIYASQVSQDDIELVKLHARRIVPGLAVERVWRKKRLGE, from the coding sequence ATGAATTTACTCCTTTCCGCCCATGCCGATGATATTGCCTATTCCCTTGGCGGTGCCTTGCTAAAGGGATATATCAGTCAAACTACAGCTACTTTAATCACCGTGTTTCAGCGCGGTTTATATGTCCCCTACGCTCGACCAGAAGCTTCGGTAGAGGAAGCCAGTGCCATTCGGAATACTGAGGATCTTGCCTACGCCGCCAAAGTTGGCCTCAAGCACAAGGGGTTGGGGTTAGGGGATGTTACTCTGCGGGGATACCCAGATTTGGACTCCATTTTCACAGTGACAGATTACCGCCAAGACCCAGGTGCAGTGGAGAGTATCGAGACAATCCAGTCATTCTTAAATGAGCAAACAGAAATGACGCACCTCTGGGTACCTTTGGCGATCTGCAATCATATCGATCATGTATTGCTACTGAAGGCGGTTCTTGGATGGAAGGCAAAACCCGAACTGGAAGTGATTTTTTATGAAGATATTCCCTATGCGGGCTTTGAGGAGCTAGACAGTATTGAAACCTGGGTACAGCAAGTCATTGGCTCGGCAGAAGCAGAAATTATCGATATCAGCGAACAGTTCGAGGAAAAACTGAAAAATTTGGAAATTTATGCTTCCCAGGTTAGCCAAGATGACATCGAGTTGGTAAAACTGCATGCCCGACGCATCGTACCGGGTTTGGCAGTGGAACGTGTGTGGCGCAAAAAAAGGTTAGGAGAATGA
- a CDS encoding class I SAM-dependent methyltransferase — protein MVSEELCCPWEQLFYEPALLDSASGDADSGETVKYYCSILKQGEIRVLDVGCGTGRLAIPLAAQGHEVYAIDSSSDMVSFFQEKLAHLDSELQCRIHLHHLNIQSQFYDGSLDVAIAVDDFLTHFLDDSSLLSTLKNICYSLKPGGRFLTDLRGRSQQRIATATQPFPKPMHFFGIVHQVPTPFGKRSAAMRSVESYDENKRILTSTQIFEWILPDGTVEKTIYRTLRQRLHRLEQLAAAAEDVGLKLGLAHQRLNPLNEASYEEGMSVEFYRV, from the coding sequence AGCCAGCGCTGCTCGATTCTGCTTCCGGCGATGCTGATAGCGGTGAAACCGTAAAGTATTACTGTTCAATTCTTAAACAAGGAGAAATCCGGGTACTTGATGTTGGTTGTGGAACAGGTCGGTTAGCTATTCCGCTAGCAGCTCAGGGCCACGAAGTATATGCCATAGATAGTTCCAGTGATATGGTCTCTTTTTTTCAGGAGAAGCTTGCTCACCTTGACAGTGAACTCCAGTGCCGCATCCATCTGCATCATCTAAATATTCAGTCGCAATTTTATGATGGCAGCCTTGATGTTGCTATAGCAGTAGACGATTTTCTTACGCATTTTTTGGATGATTCAAGTTTGCTTTCCACTCTCAAAAATATTTGCTATAGTCTTAAACCGGGCGGTCGTTTCCTGACGGACTTACGAGGAAGGAGTCAACAACGCATAGCAACAGCCACCCAACCTTTTCCCAAACCCATGCATTTCTTCGGTATTGTTCACCAAGTGCCAACGCCATTTGGAAAGAGATCAGCTGCTATGCGCTCTGTAGAAAGCTATGACGAAAATAAGCGCATCCTGACTAGCACTCAGATTTTTGAATGGATCTTGCCTGATGGCACTGTTGAGAAAACAATCTACCGCACTCTACGCCAGCGATTGCATCGTTTAGAACAACTCGCTGCTGCTGCGGAGGATGTGGGTTTGAAGTTAGGATTAGCACACCAACGTCTTAACCCATTGAACGAGGCTAGCTACGAAGAGGGAATGTCTGTGGAATTTTATCGGGTGTAA